The Streptomyces clavuligerus genome includes a region encoding these proteins:
- a CDS encoding S8 family serine peptidase — protein sequence MNKPLWTAFVTAVLTVALGAAPAPAAEQPSTPEAAPPAAAPVDPPLYEKTSGGGTVRVNVVTRSRTDLAAAATAGSTLQSFDTLPVVTLKVGRSGLDALAAQPGVVGVTEDTPVPPTLDRSVPRVGAVTAHVKGRTGTGSAVAILDTGVATRHPFLAGRIIAEACFSPVDPDYSASSLCPDGTQQQEGPGTADSATGPCAALAGCDHGTHVAGIAAGKGTGIAGTPVSGVAPGADIIGLQVFSKFTSEAFCGPGAAPCVLSFTSAQLAALEKVLRLRQSGTPVIAANLSLGTGRHTIACDSDPRKQAIDNLLTAGVATVVAAGNNGYTDAVGAPACVSSALVVGSTTDDDQLSSFTNRGPLLDLLAPGTGIVSSVPGDGYAAKNGTSMAAPHVTGALAILRQAHPDQSVIQLQSLLRTTGKPITYTGAVTPRIDIAQTLGGPGGKPGTDYNSDGRSDIATWYAYADGRNSVHLWTGGADGRLQAPTTAYAATAGTWHAARTKLITGDFNGDGRGDTGFFHGYSTGEVRLFTQLAKADGTLAAPSVSWTDTDWSFTLMNPRTGDFNGDGRDDIAVWYDYADGSDKIFTFLARPDGGFANPFWSWNRTTGWTFSSMKLTSGDHNGDGRDDLAGMYFYATGEVKLFTFPALATGGFDNAQLTGYTSTTWGSKEQTSTVSGDFDGDGRDEVAAWYDYGDGTDAVITFSPGANGALGSRTVAWQAEAGRYTRDNLTLTSGDYDGDGRDDLACLYGYSTGAIKMITWLAQPAGTLNEPQHGAERTTGWGYSQMRLFTP from the coding sequence GTGAACAAACCCCTGTGGACCGCGTTCGTCACGGCAGTGCTGACCGTGGCCCTCGGCGCGGCACCGGCTCCTGCCGCTGAGCAGCCGAGCACCCCCGAGGCCGCCCCGCCTGCGGCGGCGCCGGTCGATCCGCCGCTGTACGAAAAGACGTCCGGCGGTGGCACCGTCCGCGTCAACGTCGTCACCCGGAGCCGCACGGACCTGGCCGCCGCGGCGACCGCCGGAAGCACGCTCCAGTCCTTCGACACACTGCCGGTCGTCACCCTCAAGGTCGGCAGGAGCGGCTTGGACGCGCTGGCGGCCCAGCCGGGCGTGGTCGGCGTCACCGAGGACACCCCGGTACCGCCGACGCTGGACCGGAGCGTCCCCCGCGTCGGCGCCGTCACCGCACATGTGAAGGGCAGAACCGGCACAGGAAGCGCGGTGGCGATCCTGGACACCGGCGTCGCCACCCGCCATCCGTTCCTGGCGGGCCGGATCATCGCCGAGGCCTGCTTCTCGCCGGTCGACCCCGACTACTCCGCTTCCAGCCTGTGCCCCGACGGCACTCAGCAGCAGGAGGGGCCCGGCACCGCCGACTCCGCGACCGGACCGTGTGCCGCCCTCGCCGGCTGCGACCACGGAACCCATGTGGCCGGAATCGCCGCAGGCAAAGGCACCGGCATTGCCGGGACCCCCGTATCCGGTGTCGCCCCCGGCGCCGATATCATCGGCCTACAGGTCTTCAGCAAGTTCACCTCCGAAGCATTCTGCGGCCCCGGTGCCGCACCGTGTGTGCTCAGCTTCACCAGCGCACAGTTGGCGGCGCTGGAGAAGGTGCTGCGGCTACGGCAGTCCGGGACACCCGTCATCGCCGCCAACCTCAGCCTCGGCACCGGCCGGCACACCATCGCCTGCGACAGCGACCCACGCAAACAGGCCATCGACAACCTGCTGACCGCGGGTGTCGCCACCGTGGTCGCGGCCGGGAACAACGGCTACACCGACGCCGTCGGCGCCCCCGCCTGTGTCTCCTCCGCCCTCGTGGTCGGCTCCACCACTGATGACGACCAGCTCTCCTCCTTCACCAACCGGGGTCCGCTGCTGGATCTCCTCGCCCCCGGCACCGGCATCGTCTCCTCCGTCCCCGGCGACGGCTACGCCGCGAAGAACGGCACCTCCATGGCGGCGCCGCATGTCACGGGTGCCCTCGCGATACTGCGGCAGGCACACCCCGACCAGAGCGTCATACAGCTCCAGTCGCTGTTGAGGACCACCGGGAAGCCCATCACCTACACGGGTGCCGTCACCCCCCGTATCGACATCGCCCAGACGCTCGGTGGCCCCGGCGGGAAACCGGGCACCGACTACAACAGCGACGGCCGCAGCGACATCGCCACCTGGTACGCGTACGCCGACGGCCGGAACAGCGTGCACCTGTGGACCGGCGGCGCGGACGGCAGACTCCAGGCGCCGACCACCGCCTACGCGGCCACCGCCGGCACCTGGCATGCCGCCCGTACCAAGCTGATCACCGGCGACTTCAACGGGGACGGCCGGGGCGACACCGGATTCTTCCACGGCTACAGCACTGGAGAGGTCAGACTCTTCACCCAGTTGGCCAAGGCGGACGGCACTCTCGCCGCACCGTCCGTGTCATGGACCGACACCGACTGGTCCTTCACTCTCATGAACCCCCGTACCGGCGACTTCAACGGGGACGGCCGGGACGACATCGCCGTCTGGTACGACTACGCCGACGGCAGCGACAAGATCTTCACCTTCCTCGCCCGCCCGGACGGCGGCTTCGCCAACCCGTTCTGGTCCTGGAACCGCACCACCGGCTGGACCTTCTCCAGCATGAAGCTGACCAGCGGCGATCACAACGGCGACGGTCGCGACGACCTGGCGGGCATGTACTTCTACGCCACCGGAGAGGTCAAACTCTTCACCTTCCCCGCGCTGGCGACGGGAGGCTTCGACAACGCCCAGCTCACCGGCTACACCAGCACCACCTGGGGCTCCAAGGAACAGACCAGCACGGTCTCCGGCGACTTCGACGGCGACGGCCGCGACGAGGTCGCCGCCTGGTACGACTACGGCGACGGCACCGACGCCGTGATCACCTTCTCCCCAGGGGCCAACGGCGCACTGGGCAGCCGCACCGTCGCCTGGCAGGCCGAGGCCGGCCGGTACACCCGCGACAACCTGACACTTACCAGCGGCGACTACGACGGCGACGGCCGCGACGACCTCGCCTGCCTGTACGGCTACAGCACCGGCGCAATCAAGATGATCACCTGGCTGGCCCAGCCCGCAGGGACCCTGAACGAACCCCAGCACGGGGCCGAGAGGACCACCGGCTGGGGCTACAGCCAGATGCGACTGTTCACTCCATGA
- a CDS encoding phospholipase: MRRTVLPVITALSVSLLLPQQPASATTIDQPLANGELQQIGPGSYQTAERSFEIAETDVAAGAIGRRHSVVPDTGGVARPESAPSSRTDMGVFGPGWEAEFLGGTLNRKLVQQADAIVVTDLDAEESLRYTLRSSVDFPAGGGVRKYQTVEGDRFTETTRWDAAAGTLVSSAVETIGTDLVTTRPGDDTFTDTAGNPIPAADLQPTYTWKPVVPGGDPWRVTGVGSTANGTATVGYDTQGRVNAISEPASDDTPAQSLTIGYAGATTATGSTLGDFTGRAKEITVTTGTTVQTLARYAYDASGLLRTVTNPVESTDPQATYAYDTTGRVSSLASPTNGAWNLAFAAGSAAPAVSPVGPAGPDPQAPIEGEPGVSTLDGVAPPASDFVDGEISDPQAYPRQCSTAASWMWRQKTGCVAKVAHYGWRNPGWRTTPTGFKVMGIRYDKCTDSPDRPSGFNYEAACDMHDYGLGLIGNTYKGYRYYLDRNKKSAVDSVFYTTLRDKTCPAYASKTRCRATAWVYYQGVKPGNPRNGAVAT; encoded by the coding sequence GTGCGCAGAACCGTGTTACCCGTCATCACCGCGCTGTCCGTCTCGCTGCTGCTCCCGCAGCAGCCCGCGAGCGCGACCACCATCGACCAGCCCCTGGCCAACGGTGAGTTGCAGCAGATCGGCCCCGGTTCCTACCAGACCGCCGAGAGATCCTTCGAGATCGCTGAGACCGACGTCGCCGCGGGGGCCATCGGACGCAGGCACAGCGTCGTCCCTGACACCGGCGGCGTCGCCAGGCCGGAGTCGGCCCCCTCCTCCCGCACCGACATGGGCGTCTTCGGCCCCGGCTGGGAGGCAGAATTCCTCGGCGGTACGCTCAACCGCAAGCTGGTCCAGCAGGCGGACGCCATCGTGGTCACCGACCTCGACGCGGAGGAATCGCTGCGCTACACCCTCAGGAGCAGCGTCGACTTCCCGGCGGGCGGCGGCGTCAGGAAGTATCAGACGGTCGAGGGCGACCGGTTCACCGAGACCACCCGCTGGGACGCGGCGGCCGGCACCCTGGTCTCCTCCGCCGTCGAGACCATCGGCACGGACCTCGTGACGACCCGGCCGGGGGACGACACCTTCACGGACACCGCGGGCAACCCGATCCCCGCCGCCGACCTCCAGCCCACCTACACCTGGAAGCCGGTCGTCCCCGGCGGCGACCCCTGGCGGGTCACCGGTGTCGGCAGCACGGCCAACGGCACCGCCACCGTCGGATACGACACCCAGGGCCGGGTGAACGCGATCAGCGAACCGGCCTCCGACGACACCCCGGCACAGTCGCTGACGATCGGCTACGCGGGCGCCACCACGGCCACCGGATCGACCCTCGGAGACTTCACGGGCCGCGCCAAGGAGATCACCGTCACCACCGGCACCACGGTGCAGACACTCGCCCGCTACGCCTACGACGCCTCGGGCCTGCTGCGCACGGTTACCAACCCCGTCGAGAGCACCGACCCGCAGGCCACGTACGCGTACGACACCACCGGCCGGGTGTCCTCCCTCGCCTCGCCGACCAACGGCGCGTGGAATCTGGCCTTCGCGGCGGGTTCGGCCGCCCCGGCCGTCTCGCCGGTCGGCCCCGCGGGCCCGGACCCCCAGGCACCGATCGAGGGCGAGCCCGGGGTCAGCACCCTGGACGGCGTCGCCCCACCGGCGTCGGACTTCGTCGACGGGGAGATCTCCGACCCGCAGGCGTACCCGCGTCAGTGCAGCACCGCGGCATCCTGGATGTGGCGTCAGAAGACCGGTTGCGTCGCGAAGGTGGCGCACTACGGCTGGCGCAATCCGGGCTGGAGGACGACCCCCACCGGCTTCAAGGTGATGGGCATCAGGTACGACAAGTGCACCGATTCGCCCGACAGGCCGAGCGGCTTCAACTACGAGGCCGCGTGCGACATGCACGACTACGGTCTGGGCCTGATCGGCAACACCTACAAGGGCTACCGCTACTACCTCGACCGCAACAAGAAGTCGGCAGTGGACAGTGTCTTCTACACCACCCTCCGGGACAAGACCTGCCCGGCCTACGCCTCGAAGACCCGGTGCCGCGCCACCGCGTGGGTCTACTACCAGGGCGTCAAGCCCGGCAACCCCAGGAACGGTGCCGTCGCGACCTGA